Proteins from a single region of Streptomyces glaucescens:
- a CDS encoding TetR/AcrR family transcriptional regulator, which yields MGNREKLLEAAKQCLFTKGYERTTVRDLASAAGVSMAAIGYHFGSKEALLNQALFEALDSGNQAFGPSTDASDLGALWRRLIEAFSVNRTFWIANLETVLRAQRDPELREQVAAGLRQGRSGMAREVTGTAESELSETVIRTVGSVQLALVSGLMMQHLADPESAPTADEVLAGLRALAARLPEET from the coding sequence ATGGGAAACCGGGAGAAGTTGCTGGAGGCCGCGAAGCAGTGCCTCTTCACGAAGGGCTACGAACGCACCACGGTCCGCGACCTCGCTTCGGCGGCGGGCGTCAGCATGGCGGCGATCGGCTATCACTTCGGCTCGAAGGAGGCGCTGCTCAACCAGGCCCTCTTCGAGGCACTCGACTCGGGGAACCAGGCCTTCGGGCCTTCGACGGACGCCTCCGACCTCGGCGCGCTGTGGCGTCGCCTGATCGAGGCGTTCTCGGTCAACAGGACCTTCTGGATCGCCAATCTGGAGACCGTCCTGCGGGCGCAGCGCGATCCGGAGCTGCGCGAGCAGGTGGCCGCCGGGCTGCGGCAGGGACGCAGCGGCATGGCGCGAGAGGTCACGGGAACCGCCGAGAGCGAGCTCTCCGAAACGGTGATCCGTACCGTCGGCTCGGTGCAACTCGCCCTCGTCAGCGGCCTGATGATGCAGCACCTCGCCGACCCGGAGTCCGCGCCCACCGCCGACGAGGTGCTGGCGGGCCTGCGGGCACTGGCCGCCCGTCTGCCCGAGGAGACGTGA
- a CDS encoding carboxylesterase/lipase family protein has protein sequence MNSKKSGAAVLAAAAVCATLAATVTAAGPASTRPGAPVPSPRVMTAEGPVLGTVADTVRTFQGIPYAAPPTGDRRWKEPQPVRPWTSPLDARAPKSACAQPAEPPVSIEGGGSEDCLYLNVTTPAERTTGRLPVIVWIHGGSFTYGDGATYRATKLAAARQGAMVVTVNYRLGVFGFLAAPGLRAPANLGLLDQQAALKWVSRNAGAFGGDPGNVTIMGQSGGGYSVCAQLVSPGARGLFSKAIVQSAGCVGPDGAFTREQAETSGRTVTGAVGCDEPRTADSCLRRKSTAELIEASVSGHDGYRPVVDGEVLPEAPSRAIAAGRFARVPVLHGSTHDEMSGLAGLDELTTGRPLTAEAYTEKVRERFEQDAPAVLAEYPVASHPAPGAALSAVLTDSEWSTAALDTQRALARHTRVYAYDFAETDAPYFRSVPRPKSFSLGTGHMIDLAYLFDNDLFEPLDDTQAGLSDTVTAYWSRFASTGQMNGPGLPTWQRFTGSGPYVQRLASGRIGRTDFAADHHYAFWKALAAAR, from the coding sequence ATGAACAGCAAGAAATCAGGCGCGGCCGTCCTGGCCGCTGCCGCCGTCTGCGCCACGCTCGCCGCCACGGTGACCGCGGCCGGCCCCGCCTCCACACGCCCCGGCGCACCAGTCCCCTCCCCACGGGTGATGACCGCCGAGGGCCCCGTCCTCGGCACGGTCGCCGATACGGTGCGCACGTTCCAGGGCATCCCCTACGCGGCCCCGCCGACCGGAGACCGCAGGTGGAAGGAGCCGCAGCCGGTGCGCCCCTGGACGTCCCCGCTGGACGCCCGCGCCCCGAAGAGCGCCTGCGCGCAGCCGGCCGAACCGCCCGTCTCGATCGAGGGCGGTGGCAGCGAGGACTGCCTCTACCTGAACGTCACGACTCCGGCCGAGCGGACCACGGGGCGGCTGCCGGTCATCGTCTGGATCCACGGCGGCAGCTTCACCTACGGCGACGGCGCCACCTACCGCGCGACCAAGCTGGCCGCCGCCCGGCAGGGCGCGATGGTCGTGACGGTCAACTACCGGCTCGGCGTGTTCGGCTTCCTCGCCGCTCCCGGCCTGCGGGCACCGGCCAACCTCGGCCTCCTCGATCAGCAGGCCGCGCTGAAGTGGGTCAGCCGCAACGCCGGTGCCTTCGGCGGCGACCCCGGCAACGTCACGATCATGGGGCAGTCGGGCGGCGGCTACAGCGTCTGCGCCCAGTTGGTCTCGCCAGGTGCGCGAGGGCTGTTCAGCAAGGCGATCGTGCAGAGCGCGGGCTGTGTCGGACCGGACGGCGCGTTCACGCGCGAGCAGGCGGAGACCAGCGGTCGCACCGTCACCGGCGCCGTGGGCTGCGACGAGCCGCGCACCGCCGACTCCTGTCTGCGGCGCAAGTCCACCGCCGAGCTCATCGAGGCGTCCGTCTCCGGGCACGACGGCTACCGGCCGGTGGTGGACGGCGAGGTGCTGCCCGAGGCGCCGTCACGAGCGATCGCCGCCGGGCGCTTCGCCCGGGTGCCGGTGCTGCACGGCTCCACCCACGACGAGATGAGCGGGCTGGCCGGGCTCGACGAACTGACGACGGGAAGGCCACTGACGGCCGAGGCGTACACCGAGAAGGTCAGGGAGCGGTTCGAGCAGGACGCTCCCGCGGTCCTGGCCGAATACCCCGTGGCGAGCCACCCGGCACCCGGGGCCGCGCTGTCGGCTGTGCTGACCGACTCCGAGTGGTCGACCGCGGCGCTCGACACCCAGCGCGCGCTGGCCCGCCACACCCGCGTCTACGCCTACGACTTCGCGGAGACCGACGCACCGTACTTCAGGAGCGTGCCGCGGCCGAAGAGCTTCTCCCTCGGCACCGGCCACATGATCGACCTGGCCTATCTGTTCGACAACGACCTGTTCGAGCCGCTCGACGACACGCAGGCCGGACTGTCGGACACGGTGACCGCGTACTGGAGCCGGTTCGCGAGCACCGGGCAGATGAACGGCCCCGGCCTGCCCACGTGGCAGCGGTTCACCGGCAGCGGTCCGTACGTGCAGCGGCTCGCGTCCGGACGCATCGGACGGACCGACTTCGCGGCCGACCACCACTACGCCTTCTGGAAGGCACTCGCTGCCGCGCGGTGA
- a CDS encoding cytochrome P450 family protein: MTPGTADVRIPLDPFVTDLDGESAKLRAAGPLAAVELPGGVPVWAVTRHAEAKALLTDPRLVKDINRWGAWQRGEIPADWPLIGLVNPGRSMLTVDGADHRRLRTLVAQALTPRRVEEMRGRITELTGRLLDALPADGGVVDLKAAFAYPLPMYVVADLMGIDESRLPRLKVLFEKFFSTQTPPDEVVATLTELAGIMAETVAAKRAAPGDDLTSALLSASEDGDRLTDEEVVSTLQLMVAAGHETTISLIVNAVVNLSTHPEQRALVLSGEVPWPAVIEETLRWSTPTSHVLIRFATEDVPVGDKVLPAGDALIVSYGAIGRDELAHGPTAGDFDITRETRTRHISFGHGPHVCPGAALSRLEAGVALPALYARFPDLDLAVPASALRNKPVVTQNDLFELPVRLTP, from the coding sequence ATGACGCCCGGCACCGCAGACGTGCGGATCCCCCTGGACCCCTTCGTCACCGACCTGGACGGCGAGAGCGCGAAGCTGCGCGCGGCGGGACCGCTCGCGGCGGTGGAGCTGCCCGGCGGTGTTCCCGTGTGGGCCGTCACCCGGCACGCGGAGGCGAAGGCCCTGCTGACCGACCCGCGCCTGGTGAAGGACATCAACCGGTGGGGCGCCTGGCAGCGGGGCGAGATCCCGGCGGACTGGCCGCTGATCGGCCTGGTGAACCCGGGCCGCTCGATGCTGACCGTGGACGGCGCCGATCACCGGCGGCTGCGGACCCTGGTCGCCCAGGCGCTCACCCCGCGGCGCGTGGAGGAGATGCGCGGCCGCATCACCGAGCTGACCGGGCGGCTGCTGGACGCGCTGCCCGCGGACGGCGGCGTGGTCGACCTCAAGGCCGCCTTCGCCTACCCGCTGCCCATGTACGTCGTGGCGGACCTGATGGGCATCGACGAGAGCCGACTGCCGCGGCTGAAGGTGCTGTTCGAGAAGTTCTTCTCGACCCAGACCCCGCCGGACGAGGTGGTCGCCACCCTCACCGAGCTGGCCGGAATCATGGCCGAGACGGTCGCTGCGAAGCGGGCGGCGCCCGGCGACGACCTGACCAGCGCGCTCCTGTCGGCCTCCGAGGACGGCGACCGGCTGACCGACGAGGAGGTCGTGTCCACCCTGCAGCTGATGGTCGCGGCCGGGCACGAGACGACGATCTCGCTCATCGTGAACGCGGTCGTCAACCTCTCCACGCACCCGGAGCAGCGGGCGCTGGTGCTGTCCGGCGAGGTGCCCTGGCCGGCGGTGATCGAGGAGACGCTGCGCTGGTCGACCCCGACCTCGCACGTGCTGATCCGGTTCGCGACCGAGGACGTCCCCGTCGGGGACAAGGTGCTGCCCGCCGGGGACGCGCTCATCGTGTCGTACGGCGCGATAGGCCGCGACGAGCTGGCGCACGGTCCGACGGCGGGCGACTTCGACATCACCCGCGAGACGCGCACCCGGCACATCTCCTTCGGGCACGGTCCGCACGTGTGCCCCGGGGCGGCGCTGTCCCGGCTCGAAGCGGGCGTGGCGCTGCCCGCGCTGTACGCCCGCTTCCCGGACCTCGACCTCGCGGTTCCCGCGTCGGCCCTGCGCAACAAGCCGGTGGTGACCCAGAACGACCTCTTCGAGCTGCCGGTCCGGCTCACCCCCTGA
- a CDS encoding cytochrome P450, whose amino-acid sequence MTPDAVPLSGSRFQTEPARLYREMRRDHGPVAPVLLDGGIPAWLVLGYRELHQVTGDPVLYSRDSGLWNQWDNIPDDWPLLPMIGRDQPSVLYTVGERHHQRAGMIAKALEGVEPAVLRRHCERFADELIDAVCTAGTADLVGQYAMLLPVRVLARLYGFSDDESSGLVTALNDMIDGRERALDGQRHLGRSMAELVAQRGAAPADDVVSRMLADPNGFTEEEIIQDLMVMTAAGHQPTADWIGNSLRLMLTDDRFAASLFGGRHSVAEAMNEVLWEDTPTQNVAGRWAARDTQLGGRHVLAGDLVLLGLQAANADPQVRTDAAAFTGGNSAHFSFGHGEHRCPFPAQEIAEVIARTAIEVVLDRLPDIDLAVPADSLTRRPSPWLRGLTELPVRFTPTPALGGNRP is encoded by the coding sequence GTGACCCCCGACGCCGTACCGCTCAGCGGCTCCCGCTTCCAGACCGAACCCGCCCGGCTGTACCGGGAGATGCGCCGTGACCACGGCCCGGTCGCCCCCGTCCTGCTGGACGGCGGCATACCGGCCTGGCTGGTGCTCGGCTACCGGGAACTGCACCAGGTGACGGGTGACCCGGTCCTCTACAGCCGCGACTCGGGCCTGTGGAACCAGTGGGACAACATCCCCGACGACTGGCCGCTGCTGCCGATGATCGGCCGTGACCAGCCGTCCGTCCTCTACACCGTCGGCGAACGGCACCACCAGCGCGCGGGCATGATCGCCAAGGCGCTGGAGGGCGTGGAGCCGGCAGTGCTGCGCCGCCACTGCGAGCGGTTCGCCGACGAGCTGATCGACGCCGTCTGCACCGCCGGAACGGCGGACCTCGTCGGGCAGTACGCCATGCTGCTGCCGGTGCGGGTGCTCGCCCGCCTCTACGGCTTCTCCGACGACGAGAGCAGCGGACTCGTCACCGCCCTCAACGACATGATCGACGGGCGCGAGCGGGCCCTCGACGGCCAGCGGCACCTGGGCCGGTCGATGGCCGAGCTGGTCGCGCAGCGCGGGGCGGCGCCCGCCGACGACGTGGTGTCCCGGATGCTGGCCGACCCGAACGGCTTCACCGAGGAGGAGATCATCCAGGACCTCATGGTGATGACGGCCGCCGGGCACCAGCCGACCGCCGACTGGATCGGCAACTCGCTGCGCCTCATGCTCACCGACGACCGGTTCGCGGCCTCCCTGTTCGGCGGCCGCCACAGCGTCGCCGAGGCGATGAACGAGGTGCTGTGGGAGGACACCCCGACGCAGAACGTGGCCGGCCGCTGGGCGGCGCGCGACACCCAGCTCGGCGGGCGCCACGTCCTCGCCGGCGACCTCGTCCTGCTCGGTCTCCAGGCGGCCAACGCCGACCCGCAGGTGCGCACCGACGCCGCCGCCTTCACCGGCGGCAACAGCGCGCACTTCTCGTTCGGACACGGCGAGCACCGCTGCCCGTTCCCCGCGCAGGAGATCGCCGAGGTGATCGCGCGGACGGCCATCGAGGTGGTCCTCGACCGGCTGCCCGACATCGACCTGGCGGTCCCGGCCGACTCCCTGACCCGTCGTCCCTCGCCCTGGCTGCGCGGACTGACGGAGCTGCCCGTGCGGTTCACCCCCACCCCTGCCCTGGGAGGCAACAGACCATGA
- a CDS encoding GTP-binding protein produces the protein MNSAASDARTPLGASADNGLKIVIVGGFGVGKTTMVRSVSEIRPLNTEETMTRASEPVDDVSEVRGKTATTVAFDFGRITLDARNVLYLFGAPGQERFWFLWDRLFSGTLGAVVLLDARRIEDSWYAIDRLERHGTPFIVACNDFGGPRHDPADVRDALDLDPHVPIVECDARSRESSKQVLIALVQHIQRHLGDRSARTDSSLRETV, from the coding sequence TTGAACTCCGCAGCCTCTGACGCGCGCACCCCGCTGGGTGCCTCCGCCGACAACGGTCTGAAGATCGTCATCGTGGGCGGTTTCGGCGTCGGAAAGACGACCATGGTCCGGTCCGTCAGCGAGATCCGTCCCCTCAACACCGAGGAGACGATGACCCGGGCCTCCGAGCCGGTCGACGACGTCAGCGAGGTGCGCGGGAAGACCGCGACGACCGTGGCGTTCGACTTCGGGCGCATCACGCTCGACGCGCGCAACGTGCTCTACCTGTTCGGGGCGCCGGGGCAGGAGCGCTTCTGGTTCCTGTGGGACCGGCTGTTCTCCGGCACGCTCGGCGCGGTGGTGCTGCTCGACGCCCGGCGGATCGAGGACTCCTGGTACGCCATCGACCGCCTGGAGCGGCACGGCACCCCGTTCATCGTGGCCTGCAACGACTTCGGCGGCCCCCGCCACGATCCCGCGGACGTACGGGACGCGCTCGACCTCGATCCGCACGTGCCGATCGTCGAGTGCGACGCCCGTTCCCGTGAATCCAGCAAGCAGGTGCTGATCGCTCTGGTCCAGCACATCCAGCGGCACCTGGGCGACCGGTCCGCTCGTACCGACTCGTCCCTCCGGGAGACCGTGTGA
- a CDS encoding DUF742 domain-containing protein — MRRPGRDDAPDRLYTLTGGRTRSGPDSPFDLVTLVVAESEPTAGMQSEHVAILRMAQRPIAVVEVAAELGLPVSITKILLSDLLAAGRVSARHPRTSALPDPDILEQVLVELRSL, encoded by the coding sequence ATGAGGCGGCCCGGCAGGGACGACGCGCCCGACCGTCTCTACACGCTGACCGGGGGCCGCACCCGCTCCGGCCCCGACAGCCCGTTCGACCTCGTCACCCTGGTGGTGGCGGAGAGCGAACCGACGGCGGGCATGCAGTCGGAGCACGTGGCGATCCTGCGGATGGCGCAGCGGCCCATCGCGGTGGTGGAGGTCGCCGCCGAGCTGGGGCTGCCGGTGAGCATCACCAAGATCCTGCTGTCCGACCTCCTCGCCGCCGGACGCGTCAGCGCCCGGCACCCCCGTACGTCCGCCCTTCCCGACCCCGACATCCTGGAGCAGGTGCTCGTTGAACTCCGCAGCCTCTGA
- a CDS encoding roadblock/LC7 domain-containing protein: MTGTTTADEKLTWLIEGLLERTPGARHALVLSRDGLKLCRTPELTVDQADQLAAIAAGIQSLSHGASMEFGDGSGGVRSSMTEFYGGTLFIVEAGEGAHLAVVTTEDAEPGLVGHNMSELVEQLGEHLTAQPRTS; encoded by the coding sequence ATGACCGGCACGACCACCGCCGACGAGAAGCTCACCTGGCTCATCGAAGGGCTCTTGGAGCGCACGCCGGGCGCGCGGCACGCACTGGTGCTCTCCCGCGACGGGCTCAAGCTCTGCCGTACGCCGGAGCTGACGGTCGACCAGGCGGACCAGCTCGCCGCGATAGCGGCCGGGATCCAGTCGCTGTCGCACGGCGCGTCGATGGAGTTCGGCGACGGCAGCGGCGGGGTGCGCTCGTCGATGACCGAGTTCTACGGCGGCACCCTCTTCATCGTCGAGGCGGGTGAGGGCGCCCATCTCGCCGTGGTCACCACCGAGGACGCCGAGCCGGGTCTGGTCGGCCACAACATGAGCGAACTGGTGGAGCAGCTGGGCGAGCACCTGACGGCCCAGCCGCGCACGTCATGA
- a CDS encoding ATP-binding protein, whose protein sequence is MTAQPRSGDRPAVRPLLLIALAAAAVSALAVGWAVSMAPPGIRGPLGWGAGAGAALLCAAVTVAAHGLRTARAARARLQSARAEAARLAGEREALTARWRQEHQRLTDAATHERTRLLEEFARERDRLTQEHAAERAHLDEEVRRLSEKAERAAAERAAAIAATANAAARMQALATGTLADLRAMEERHSDEDVLADLLHLDHRTAQAGRLADSVAVLTGARSGRRWARPIPMESILRGAMGRISGYQRVRLHAASSTAVAGHAAEGVMHALAELLDNAANFSPPSAEVHVYVEEVPAGVIVSVEDSGLVMSDLQLRRAERAVSGDVTELGGLTGTRLGLAVVGRLARKHGMKVSFRPSARGGTGVLVLLPQDILTEAPAAPRPVKDTPSLPAPRPATTTPVHERVEREPSTGAAGGLPKRRRGRTLAAAERARATSRADAPRPEEAAGGLKARAARFGDFRRAVRAAESSSETTGRHALPQPPDAEAAQSREMPERPRPGTAERMPPEETEAGTAGQHVPRHRPAADTALGQVPAEPPPGSGPAVRVEAAAADPPPEAHDRPAVPRAFEPGTTGRAEPPGETAARTRPTEASPDVPTPSHPEGDTTS, encoded by the coding sequence ATGACCGCGCAACCCCGTTCGGGCGACCGGCCCGCCGTGCGACCTCTGCTCCTCATCGCCCTGGCAGCAGCGGCCGTGTCGGCCCTCGCCGTCGGCTGGGCGGTGTCCATGGCACCCCCCGGCATACGCGGTCCCCTCGGCTGGGGCGCCGGAGCCGGCGCCGCCCTCCTGTGTGCCGCCGTCACCGTGGCCGCCCACGGGCTGCGCACCGCGCGGGCGGCGCGCGCCCGGCTGCAGTCGGCGCGCGCCGAGGCGGCCCGCCTCGCCGGTGAACGCGAGGCGCTCACCGCGCGGTGGCGGCAGGAGCACCAGCGGCTGACGGACGCCGCGACCCACGAACGCACGCGCCTGCTGGAGGAGTTCGCCCGCGAGCGGGACCGGCTCACCCAGGAGCACGCGGCCGAACGGGCCCATCTCGACGAAGAAGTGCGGCGGCTGTCCGAGAAGGCCGAACGCGCCGCCGCCGAGCGGGCCGCGGCCATCGCCGCGACCGCCAACGCCGCCGCCCGCATGCAGGCGCTCGCCACCGGCACCCTCGCCGACCTGCGTGCCATGGAGGAACGCCACAGCGACGAGGACGTCCTGGCCGACCTGCTGCACCTGGACCACCGCACCGCGCAGGCGGGGCGGCTCGCCGACTCCGTCGCCGTGCTCACCGGTGCCCGCTCCGGTCGCCGCTGGGCCCGTCCCATCCCGATGGAGTCCATCCTGCGCGGCGCCATGGGCCGCATCAGCGGATACCAGCGCGTCCGGCTGCACGCCGCCAGCAGCACGGCGGTGGCCGGGCACGCCGCGGAGGGCGTCATGCACGCCTTGGCCGAACTGCTCGACAACGCCGCCAACTTCTCCCCGCCCAGCGCCGAGGTGCACGTCTACGTCGAGGAGGTGCCGGCCGGGGTCATCGTCTCCGTCGAGGACAGCGGGCTCGTCATGAGCGACCTCCAGCTGCGCCGCGCGGAACGGGCCGTCTCGGGTGACGTGACCGAGCTGGGCGGACTGACCGGTACCCGGCTGGGCCTCGCCGTGGTGGGCCGCCTCGCCCGCAAGCACGGCATGAAGGTCTCGTTCCGGCCGTCGGCGCGCGGCGGAACCGGCGTCCTCGTCCTCCTCCCGCAGGACATCCTCACGGAGGCCCCCGCCGCCCCGCGACCGGTGAAGGACACCCCGTCCCTCCCCGCCCCGCGCCCCGCCACGACCACCCCGGTCCACGAGCGGGTCGAGCGGGAGCCGTCCACGGGCGCGGCCGGCGGCCTGCCGAAACGCCGCCGGGGCCGCACCCTGGCCGCCGCCGAGCGGGCCCGCGCCACCTCCCGCGCCGACGCGCCCCGCCCCGAGGAGGCCGCCGGCGGCCTGAAGGCGAGGGCCGCCCGTTTCGGCGACTTCCGCCGCGCGGTCCGCGCGGCCGAGTCGTCCTCGGAGACGACGGGCCGCCACGCGCTGCCGCAGCCGCCCGACGCGGAGGCGGCGCAGTCTCGGGAGATGCCGGAGCGGCCCCGGCCCGGGACGGCCGAGCGGATGCCGCCGGAGGAGACCGAGGCCGGGACGGCGGGACAGCACGTGCCCCGGCACCGCCCCGCCGCGGACACCGCCCTCGGGCAGGTCCCGGCGGAGCCGCCGCCCGGTTCCGGGCCGGCCGTTCGGGTCGAGGCCGCCGCGGCGGACCCGCCGCCGGAGGCGCACGACCGTCCCGCGGTTCCCCGCGCGTTCGAGCCCGGGACCACCGGCCGCGCCGAGCCGCCCGGCGAAACCGCTGCGCGCACCCGTCCCACCGAAGCGTCCCCCGACGTACCGACCCCCTCGCACCCGGAAGGCGACACCACCTCATGA